Proteins co-encoded in one Flavobacteriaceae bacterium MAR_2009_75 genomic window:
- a CDS encoding aspartate kinase: MKVLKFGGTSVANASNINLVKNIVANTASDKVVVVVSALGGVTDFLLNAAFLAAQQSEGYKSVLKEIEDRHLNTVKELISINAQSKVLSKVKSELNSLETLLEGAYLIGEITPRLSDKIVSYGELLSAYIISEYFLQEGISTVHVDSRKLIITDDINEKATVNFALTNKNCNDYFSSIEGDIVVMGGFIASSEKGNSTTLGRGGSDYTAAIVAAAMNAEVLEIFTDVSGMYTANPKLVKQAKAIPHISYEEAMELSHFGAKVLYPPTIQPVLSKGISIHIKNTFHPEQAGTLITKNKNEKGKTVRGITHVGNMSLLSLEGPGMVGIPGISKRFFEVLSQHGISVVFITQASSEHSICVGISANDIEKAIEIVNEAFEVEIERGKIKPVLAETELAIIALVGDNMKKHQGLSGKMFSTLGRNNVNIRAIAQGASERNISAVINEADVKKALNALHEEFFEENVKQLNLFVMGVGNVGSKFLEQIRQQRAYLKEKLKLNIRVIGISNSRTMVFDEGGIPLDKWNDQLANGEKADKSKFFETIQKLNFRNSIFVDNTASGDVASTYASYLGNSISVVTCNKIACSSEFENYQQLKDLARAYNAPFLFETNVGAGLPIIDTLKHLIASGDKVLKIQAVLSGSLNFVFNNFNDQTTFHDIVKQAQEEGYTEPDPKIDLSGIDVMRKILILARESGNRLEIDDIANNSFLPEESLNTTNNEDFFASLIKHEESFQQMYAQAAAKDSKLKYVAQYEDGQASVGLQEIPKGHDFYNLEGSDNIVLFYTQRYPNQPMIIKGAGAGAEVTASGIFADIIRIGNF, encoded by the coding sequence ATGAAAGTCTTAAAATTCGGTGGCACTTCGGTAGCCAACGCATCAAACATAAACTTGGTTAAGAATATTGTCGCCAACACCGCTTCCGATAAAGTTGTGGTCGTGGTCTCTGCACTCGGAGGCGTAACGGATTTTCTGTTGAATGCAGCCTTCTTGGCCGCTCAGCAAAGTGAAGGCTATAAATCTGTTCTCAAAGAAATAGAAGACAGGCATCTTAACACGGTCAAAGAGCTTATAAGTATCAATGCCCAGAGCAAAGTTCTCAGCAAGGTCAAAAGTGAATTGAACTCCCTTGAGACCCTTTTGGAAGGTGCATATCTTATCGGTGAGATTACCCCTAGGCTATCTGACAAAATTGTAAGTTACGGCGAACTTCTCTCCGCTTACATTATCAGTGAATATTTTCTGCAAGAAGGCATAAGCACCGTCCACGTAGATAGCAGAAAACTTATTATAACGGATGATATAAATGAAAAGGCCACTGTTAATTTTGCCTTGACCAACAAAAACTGTAATGACTATTTCTCGTCGATAGAAGGCGATATAGTGGTTATGGGAGGATTCATTGCCTCTTCGGAAAAAGGAAATTCAACCACCCTAGGTCGAGGCGGTTCCGATTATACGGCCGCAATCGTCGCCGCAGCTATGAATGCCGAAGTATTGGAGATATTTACGGACGTCAGCGGTATGTACACCGCCAACCCGAAATTAGTGAAGCAGGCAAAGGCTATTCCGCATATATCGTATGAGGAAGCCATGGAGCTTTCCCATTTTGGGGCGAAGGTACTTTACCCACCGACCATTCAACCGGTACTGAGCAAAGGTATTTCTATTCACATAAAAAACACGTTCCACCCGGAACAGGCCGGAACCCTGATCACAAAAAACAAGAACGAAAAAGGAAAGACCGTTCGAGGCATCACGCATGTGGGCAATATGTCATTACTATCGCTTGAAGGGCCTGGTATGGTCGGCATACCTGGTATTTCGAAGCGTTTTTTCGAAGTACTGTCCCAACACGGCATCAGCGTGGTGTTCATTACACAGGCCTCTTCCGAACACTCAATTTGTGTTGGTATTTCCGCCAATGACATTGAAAAAGCGATAGAAATCGTAAATGAGGCCTTTGAGGTAGAAATTGAGCGTGGTAAGATAAAACCGGTCCTTGCCGAAACCGAATTGGCCATAATTGCACTTGTGGGTGACAATATGAAAAAACATCAAGGGCTGAGCGGTAAGATGTTCAGCACCTTAGGCCGAAACAACGTTAACATTCGTGCCATTGCACAAGGGGCATCTGAGCGTAATATTTCTGCGGTAATCAATGAAGCAGATGTAAAAAAGGCCCTCAACGCACTTCACGAAGAATTCTTCGAAGAAAACGTAAAACAGTTGAACCTCTTTGTTATGGGTGTGGGTAATGTAGGCTCTAAATTTTTAGAGCAAATTCGCCAACAACGCGCCTATCTAAAAGAAAAGCTGAAATTGAACATTCGCGTTATCGGTATTTCAAACTCTCGTACGATGGTCTTTGATGAAGGCGGAATTCCACTCGATAAATGGAATGACCAATTGGCCAATGGAGAAAAGGCCGATAAATCTAAATTTTTCGAAACCATACAAAAGCTGAATTTTCGCAATAGTATTTTTGTAGACAATACCGCCAGTGGCGACGTAGCCTCTACCTATGCCTCCTATCTTGGAAACAGTATTTCAGTGGTTACCTGTAATAAAATTGCGTGCTCGTCTGAGTTTGAAAATTACCAGCAACTGAAAGATTTGGCCAGGGCCTACAATGCACCTTTCTTATTTGAGACCAATGTAGGAGCCGGTTTGCCCATTATTGACACCCTGAAACATTTGATAGCTTCCGGCGATAAAGTTTTAAAAATACAAGCGGTACTTTCCGGTAGTCTCAACTTCGTATTCAACAATTTCAACGACCAAACGACCTTTCACGATATTGTAAAGCAGGCTCAAGAAGAGGGTTATACCGAGCCGGATCCTAAAATTGATTTAAGCGGAATCGATGTGATGCGAAAAATCTTGATTCTGGCTCGAGAAAGTGGAAACCGACTAGAAATAGACGATATTGCCAATAACAGTTTCCTTCCTGAAGAAAGCTTGAACACGACCAATAATGAAGATTTTTTCGCTTCTCTCATCAAACACGAAGAGAGCTTCCAGCAGATGTACGCCCAAGCGGCAGCAAAAGATAGCAAGTTGAAATATGTGGCCCAGTATGAAGATGGTCAGGCCAGTGTAGGCTTGCAAGAAATACCAAAAGGCCATGATTTCTACAATTTGGAAGGCAGTGACAATATTGTGTTGTTCTATACTCAACGCTACCCGAATCAACCCATGATCATTAAAGGTGCGGGTGCAGGTGCCGAAGTGACCGCATCGGGTATTTTTGCCGATATCATTCGAATAGGAAACTTTTAA
- a CDS encoding homoserine kinase, translating to MSKDEIRIFCPATIANVSCGFDVLGVALDSVGDEMVIKKVSEKGIKITKLTGQDLPTETNQNVAGVAGLALLAESGSNVGFEIEIHKKIKAGSGIGSSAASSTGAVWAINELLGKPFSTLQLVKFAMEGERLASGVAHADNVAPALFGGFTLVRSYDPLDVIPIHCPDQLYATVIHPQIEVRTSDSRKILKTHITLADGIKQWGNVGGLISGLYTEDYDLIGRSLVDHIVEPIRSILIPGFDKVKSVSKKAGALGSGISGSGPSIFAFSKGEATAQKVAEAMTEVYQSIGIDYDVHVSKINAQGIKILDQ from the coding sequence ATGAGCAAAGACGAAATAAGAATATTTTGCCCGGCTACCATTGCCAATGTTTCCTGTGGTTTTGATGTGCTTGGGGTCGCCTTAGATTCGGTAGGTGATGAAATGGTCATCAAAAAGGTCTCTGAAAAAGGAATCAAAATCACCAAACTTACCGGTCAAGACCTTCCTACGGAAACCAACCAGAATGTGGCCGGGGTGGCAGGTTTGGCACTTTTGGCCGAGAGTGGCTCTAATGTAGGTTTTGAGATTGAAATTCATAAAAAGATAAAAGCCGGTAGTGGTATCGGTAGTAGTGCCGCTAGTTCTACCGGCGCCGTTTGGGCCATTAACGAATTGTTGGGCAAGCCATTTTCTACCTTGCAATTGGTGAAATTCGCTATGGAAGGCGAACGTTTGGCAAGTGGCGTGGCCCATGCCGATAATGTGGCCCCTGCCCTATTCGGCGGCTTTACCTTGGTTAGAAGTTATGACCCTCTAGATGTTATTCCCATTCATTGTCCGGATCAGCTGTACGCCACGGTTATTCACCCTCAAATCGAGGTACGAACTTCCGATTCAAGAAAAATTTTAAAAACCCATATTACTTTGGCCGATGGTATCAAACAATGGGGAAATGTAGGCGGATTGATTTCCGGACTCTATACGGAAGATTATGACCTCATCGGCCGGTCATTGGTAGACCATATCGTAGAACCCATTCGTTCCATTTTAATACCCGGATTCGATAAGGTCAAGTCCGTTTCTAAAAAGGCCGGGGCTTTAGGTTCTGGAATCTCCGGCTCGGGGCCATCGATTTTCGCTTTTAGTAAAGGGGAGGCTACTGCCCAAAAGGTAGCGGAAGCCATGACCGAAGTGTACCAAAGTATCGGGATAGATTATGATGTACACGTTTCAAAAATTAATGCCCAAGGAATTAAGATATTAGACCAATGA